From the genome of Candidatus Rokuibacteriota bacterium:
GCTTGTCTACGACACGGCCGACATCCGGTTCGTCCAGACCACGAGCGGGCGGCGCGACATCTACGAGGACCCCGACGCGCTCGAGCGGCACTATAAGCCATTCCTCCGGTCGATGGACGCCCTGATCCTGGCGAGCCCGCTCCAGCGACGAGACTTCGAGGACCTCGGGATCCCACAGGTGGAGATCGCCCGCCCGCTACTCAACCGCCGGCACCGGACCACCTACGCGCACGGCGGTCCGATCCGGGTGGTATGGCAAGGCTATCGGGAGAACCTCGCGCCGATGCTGCAGCTCCACCCCATCATCGAGCAGCTCCGGGAGGAAACCGGCCTCGACATCCGGCTCGTGTACGACACGAGCGGGCCGGCCCGCGACGAGGGCCCGATCCAGTACACCGAATGGAAGATCCACCGCTGGGAGCGTGTGCTCGCCGCGTCCGATGTAGCCGTGGTGATCAAGCCGCTCGACGACCCGTTCCAGCAACGCAAGGCGCAGA
Proteins encoded in this window:
- a CDS encoding glycosyltransferase, whose protein sequence is MRRLHERPTRLVYDTADIRFVQTTSGRRDIYEDPDALERHYKPFLRSMDALILASPLQRRDFEDLGIPQVEIARPLLNRRHRTTYAHGGPIRVVWQGYRENLAPMLQLHPIIEQLREETGLDIRLVYDTSGPARDEGPIQYTEWKIHRWERVLAASDVAVVIKPLDDPFQQRKAQTKVVSYMAAGLPVVCTPSEADRRVIAHGETGFFAFEDREWHACLGALVTDPSLRERVGTAARQHVLEGYDVERIVADYLRLFDRLLGP